A genomic region of Arachis hypogaea cultivar Tifrunner chromosome 5, arahy.Tifrunner.gnm2.J5K5, whole genome shotgun sequence contains the following coding sequences:
- the LOC112802474 gene encoding glycosylinositol phosphorylceramide mannosyl transferase 1, producing the protein MRGSYFFNRWIEQRVRLLAISAVKSFKIKLLLFFCVGLTLIVFSTSASSFFLWNNQAPAPYYGPDFRKGYSIVMNTWKRYDLLKQSIKHYSSCPRLDSVHIVWSEPDPPSDSLLKYLYHVVKSVPKDGHQVKLKFDINKEDSLNNRFKEIKDLESDAVFSIDDDVIFPCSSVEFAFDVWQSAPDTMVGFVPRVHWVDYSKGGGSKFKYGGWWSVWWTGTYSMVLSKAAFFHKKYFILYTNQMPTSLKEYITKNRNCEDIAMSFLVANATGAPPIWVKGKIFEIGSTGISSLGGHSEKRSECVNRFASVFGRMPLVSTSVKAVDSRNIWFW; encoded by the exons ATGAGAGGGAGCTACTTTTTCAACCGTTGGATTGAGCAGAGGGTCCGCCTGCTCGCGATCTCAGCCGTTAAATCGTTCAAGATCaagctcctcctcttcttctgcgTCGGGCTTACGCTAATCGTGTTTTCCACAAGTGCTTCCAGCTTCTTCCTTTGGAATAATCAAGCACCTGCTCCCTATTATGGCCCTGATTTCAG GAAAGGGTACTCAATAGTGATGAACACATGGAAGAGATATGATCTTCTTAAGCAGTCCATCAAGCATTACTCATCATGTCCTCGCCTTGATTCAGTGCATATTGTGTGGAGCGAACCAGATCCGCCTTCGGATTCTCTTCTGAAATATCTATACCACGTGGTGAAGTCCGTGCCTAAAGATGGGCACCAAGTCAAATTGAAGTTTGACATCAACAAGGAGGATAGCCTGAACAACAGGTTCAAGGAAATTAAAGATCTAGAGTCCGATGCTGTCTTCTCAATTGATGATGATGTCATATTCCCTTGCTCTTCTGTGGAGTTTGCATTTGATGTTTGGCAAAGTGCACCTGATACAATGGTGGGGTTTGTACCTCGTGTCCATTGGGTTGATTACTCG AAAGGTGGCGGCTCCAAATTTAAATATGGTGGATGGTGGTCCGTGTGGTGGACGGGTACATACAGCATGGTGCTCTCCAAGGCAGCATTTTTTCACAAAAAGTACTTCATTCTCTACACAAATCAAATGCCAACGTCACTTAAAGAATATATAACTAAGAACAG GAACTGTGAAGATATTGCAATGTCTTTCCTTGTTGCAAACGCAACTGGTGCACCCCCCATATGGGTTAAAG GAAAGATATTTGAGATTGGATCAACTGGAATCAGCAGTTTGGGAGGTCACAGTGAAAAAAGAAGTGAATGCGTCAACAGGTTTGCTTCTGTGTTTGGAAGGATGCCATTGGTGTCTACCTCGGTGAAGGCTGTTGATAGTCGCAATATTTGGTTTTGGTGA